The following coding sequences are from one Photobacterium angustum window:
- a CDS encoding YadA-like family protein: protein MQRKITPLALIISFLFAATAHAASNDTDYKNIQIGQDINRAPIVSNTTKTNSNTLIGNKISYDGNDNIILGNNSKLLNNSGGNVALGNNADIQGSNGVAIGNNAKTNGSSVNGVAIGSSSSAANGSSIAIGDNATGAYNGLAIGNDATANGNAAVSLGIHSDAYQQGVSIGSNAMSASTGVALGENSQSWDGQISVGRAGSATQSAITRRIENVHAGVALTDAVNVSQLTNVKNTLGGEISNNAKNITNNTTHINTNTANITSNTSDIAGNSTRINSNIKNIAINNSHINTNSSGIASNAKNINSNTTHINTNTSNITSNTNDIAGNSTRIETNTSGIDNNAKNITNNTIHINTNTSDITSNTSDIAGNNTRIESNTSSIDNNAKNITSNTTHINTNTSNITSNAKNITSNTTHINTNTYDIKHLRNQSINYTNEQTQYYYNKSQQYTNEKAQQTLNDADNYTDQKVKQLSNEFNDKLNKLRKKENAGIAAAMAMSVITVKQDHKYNIGMGLGYYGDQDAIAIGTKINTSKNSILSLDTSYDSSHDFGVAAGMTFGFN, encoded by the coding sequence ATGCAAAGAAAAATTACACCTTTAGCACTGATTATTTCTTTTCTATTTGCAGCAACAGCACATGCGGCGAGCAATGATACTGACTATAAAAACATTCAAATAGGTCAAGATATTAATCGTGCACCCATTGTTTCAAATACAACAAAAACAAATTCAAACACTTTAATTGGTAATAAAATTAGTTATGACGGTAATGACAATATTATTTTAGGTAACAACTCTAAATTACTTAATAATAGCGGTGGCAATGTTGCTTTGGGTAATAATGCTGATATTCAAGGTAGTAACGGGGTCGCTATTGGCAACAATGCGAAGACTAATGGCAGTAGTGTAAATGGTGTGGCGATTGGTAGCTCATCCAGTGCTGCTAACGGCAGCTCTATCGCTATTGGTGATAATGCAACAGGTGCCTATAACGGACTAGCCATCGGTAATGATGCAACTGCAAATGGTAATGCCGCTGTTTCTTTAGGAATACATAGCGATGCATATCAACAAGGTGTTTCTATTGGTAGTAATGCAATGAGTGCCAGTACTGGTGTTGCTCTTGGTGAAAACTCTCAGTCTTGGGATGGACAGATATCAGTTGGCCGCGCAGGTTCTGCTACACAATCTGCTATTACTCGAAGAATTGAGAACGTGCATGCAGGCGTGGCTCTAACTGATGCAGTCAACGTTAGTCAGTTAACAAACGTTAAAAATACATTAGGTGGCGAGATTAGTAATAATGCTAAAAACATTACCAACAATACAACTCATATCAATACTAATACTGCAAATATAACCAGCAACACTAGCGATATTGCCGGAAACAGCACTCGTATTAATAGCAATATAAAAAATATTGCTATTAATAACAGTCATATAAATACTAATAGTTCAGGTATTGCCAGCAACGCTAAAAACATTAACAGTAATACAACGCATATCAACACCAATACTTCAAATATAACCAGCAACACTAACGACATTGCTGGAAACAGCACTCGTATTGAGACTAATACCTCTGGTATCGACAACAACGCTAAAAACATTACCAATAATACAATTCATATCAATACCAATACTTCAGATATAACCAGCAACACTAGCGATATTGCCGGAAACAACACTCGTATTGAGAGTAATACCTCTAGTATCGACAACAACGCTAAAAACATTACCAGTAATACAACGCATATCAATACCAATACTTCAAATATAACCAGCAACGCTAAAAACATTACCAGTAATACAACCCATATTAATACCAATACTTACGACATCAAACATTTGCGCAATCAATCTATTAATTACACAAATGAACAAACACAATATTATTACAATAAATCACAACAGTATACGAATGAAAAAGCACAACAAACATTAAATGATGCTGATAACTATACTGATCAAAAAGTAAAACAACTATCTAACGAGTTTAATGACAAGCTAAATAAATTAAGGAAAAAAGAAAATGCAGGGATTGCAGCAGCAATGGCAATGTCTGTTATTACAGTAAAACAAGATCATAAATACAATATAGGGATGGGTCTTGGCTACTATGGTGATCAGGATGCAATCGCAATAGGTACAAAAATTAATACCAGTAAAAATAGTATTCTAAGCCTTGATACATCATACGATTCAAGTCACGACTTTGGTGTAGCGGCAGGAATGACTTTTGGCTTTAATTAA
- a CDS encoding copper chaperone PCu(A)C gives MKKSLINTTLFVISALFASATIAANNKQAEIEVNSAWSKVVPESSSVAAAFLIIDNHSAKDDQLIAASSPIAGKTELHTHLHQDGMMKMRQVESIDVKAGGITQLKPGSFHIMFFNLKQTPELGKSFPLTLQFKHAGKMTVKVNVEPATFMSDGMNNKKNKSKEMAHHH, from the coding sequence ATGAAAAAATCGCTTATCAACACAACGTTATTTGTTATTTCAGCATTATTTGCATCAGCCACAATTGCAGCAAACAATAAACAAGCAGAAATTGAAGTCAATTCTGCATGGTCTAAAGTAGTACCTGAAAGTTCCTCTGTTGCCGCCGCCTTTTTAATAATCGATAATCATAGTGCAAAGGATGATCAGCTCATTGCTGCTAGCTCACCAATAGCAGGAAAAACAGAGTTACATACTCACTTACATCAAGATGGCATGATGAAAATGCGCCAAGTAGAAAGTATCGATGTAAAAGCAGGTGGAATAACCCAGTTAAAACCGGGTAGCTTCCATATTATGTTTTTTAATTTAAAGCAAACACCTGAATTGGGTAAATCATTCCCTTTAACACTTCAATTTAAACATGCTGGAAAGATGACCGTTAAGGTAAATGTCGAGCCCGCTACATTTATGTCAGATGGAATGAATAACAAAAAAAACAAATCGAAAGAGATGGCTCACCATCACTAA
- a CDS encoding phytanoyl-CoA dioxygenase family protein: MSQLLDLLSELKHNGAVVLPECITKEELGKMQRSFQFQLERPAFNSWTGYAQTDRKRLMVEQLLILDSHFCQLPLMPLINSLIVEYLGKDICLQEAKGWQSLPFKDNFHPLHRDEWYCTEYYQSKSIPRSLKLGCYLDDVESGAFAFVAGSHRHQHQGQVGELYHHQTEDYELTKVIGKAGTLFLFDPECLHQQSYPNLTARNALFYHFFSPSVVLSKNFTQWGRFQRLLIESSFLSGLNHQQLAFLGCSRQPCNDIPDIQHFLSLSKPLNIAVRSLNEAHYLFEKIKARLFRT, encoded by the coding sequence ATGTCACAACTTCTAGATTTACTGAGCGAGTTAAAACATAACGGTGCTGTTGTACTACCGGAATGTATTACAAAAGAAGAGTTAGGAAAAATGCAAAGGAGCTTTCAATTTCAATTGGAACGTCCTGCTTTTAACTCATGGACAGGGTATGCGCAAACGGATAGAAAACGATTAATGGTCGAACAGCTATTAATATTAGATTCTCATTTTTGCCAACTGCCATTAATGCCATTAATTAATAGCCTTATTGTTGAATATTTAGGAAAGGATATCTGTTTGCAAGAAGCGAAAGGCTGGCAAAGTCTTCCGTTTAAAGACAATTTCCATCCATTACATCGTGATGAGTGGTATTGCACTGAATATTATCAATCTAAGTCTATTCCAAGATCATTGAAATTAGGCTGCTATCTTGATGATGTAGAGTCAGGAGCATTTGCGTTTGTTGCAGGCTCTCATCGGCATCAGCATCAGGGGCAAGTGGGGGAGTTGTACCATCATCAAACTGAAGATTATGAATTAACCAAGGTAATTGGTAAGGCAGGAACGTTATTTTTGTTTGATCCTGAGTGTTTACATCAACAAAGTTATCCAAATCTGACAGCAAGAAATGCGCTGTTTTATCACTTTTTTTCTCCTTCTGTGGTGTTGTCAAAAAATTTTACACAGTGGGGGCGCTTTCAACGTTTGTTGATAGAATCGAGTTTTTTATCGGGACTAAATCATCAACAATTGGCTTTCCTTGGCTGCTCTAGGCAACCTTGTAATGATATTCCGGATATACAGCATTTTTTGAGTTTATCTAAGCCGTTGAATATAGCAGTACGCTCTTTGAATGAAGCGCACTACTTGTTCGAGAAAATTAAAGCGAGGCTTTTTCGTACATGA
- a CDS encoding glycosyltransferase, giving the protein MNIFYFSYFSPPLLNVGANRSRRFSEALTSLGHRVVVFREARHHRFANVDNKNKIELLSDIVPVSSWNIDWCWKWPTIIHKQCYRLRHWRSPERDGDIAKKYWLIDMHWGWVFPSLYKAWQKSKSIKPDVIVVSCPPFSSALIGRLLSKWLNVPLVLDFRDAWSQASYFSDESEVKSEQKIMQQASALIVTSMADYHTYQSLYPQHCVRYIPNSYDQVLDHVSDNHSVLTLGYSGTWDGFRRSAKGLFKQLAQCDFPIRLINIGDVQDEMVQLISEYKLTDKVEMIGAQPKGKLHDILSQCDVLFIQKGKPDKGKADTHLATKAIDYVASGKPILAELPDGETLDFLRRHAAQLYEVSIEESAIYSEQLRHLHQLFERNKLSVKKPSSDFYYQYGCEKLASDFIQVLTDVTTSRFTERVKT; this is encoded by the coding sequence ATGAATATATTTTATTTTAGTTATTTTTCCCCACCGTTATTAAATGTTGGCGCAAACAGAAGTCGACGATTTAGTGAGGCTTTAACAAGTTTAGGGCATAGAGTCGTGGTGTTTCGTGAAGCACGACATCACCGATTTGCTAATGTTGATAATAAAAATAAGATAGAACTTCTTTCAGATATCGTCCCTGTATCTTCATGGAATATTGATTGGTGTTGGAAGTGGCCAACAATTATTCACAAGCAATGTTATCGCTTAAGGCATTGGCGCTCACCAGAAAGAGACGGTGATATTGCTAAAAAGTATTGGTTAATTGATATGCATTGGGGCTGGGTATTCCCTTCTCTTTATAAAGCATGGCAAAAAAGTAAATCGATTAAACCAGATGTGATTGTTGTTTCTTGCCCTCCTTTTAGTAGCGCTTTAATTGGTAGGCTGCTCTCCAAATGGCTCAATGTTCCTTTGGTGTTAGATTTTCGTGATGCGTGGTCGCAAGCGAGTTACTTTTCCGATGAAAGTGAAGTTAAATCTGAACAAAAAATAATGCAGCAAGCGAGTGCTTTAATAGTGACGTCGATGGCTGATTATCACACCTATCAATCTTTATACCCCCAACATTGTGTTCGTTATATCCCTAATAGTTATGATCAAGTCCTTGATCATGTTTCCGATAATCATTCTGTATTGACCCTTGGTTATAGCGGGACATGGGATGGTTTTAGGCGCAGCGCAAAAGGTCTTTTTAAGCAATTAGCGCAGTGTGATTTTCCGATTCGCCTTATCAATATTGGTGATGTTCAAGATGAAATGGTGCAGTTGATAAGCGAGTATAAATTAACAGATAAGGTTGAAATGATTGGTGCTCAACCGAAAGGTAAATTACACGATATTTTATCGCAATGTGATGTGTTATTTATTCAGAAAGGTAAACCAGATAAAGGTAAAGCGGATACTCATTTAGCGACTAAAGCGATAGATTATGTGGCAAGTGGCAAGCCTATTTTAGCTGAATTACCTGATGGTGAAACATTAGATTTTTTAAGGCGACATGCCGCACAACTTTATGAAGTTTCAATAGAAGAATCTGCTATCTATTCAGAGCAACTAAGACATTTACATCAATTGTTTGAGCGTAATAAATTAAGCGTAAAAAAACCTTCTTCTGATTTTTACTACCAGTATGGTTGTGAAAAATTAGCGTCTGACTTTATTCAGGTATTAACGGATGTCACAACTTCTAGATTTACTGAGCGAGTTAAAACATAA